In one bacterium genomic region, the following are encoded:
- a CDS encoding DUF444 family protein produces MSTIFRPFVPTSQRSDRSARDRTRHRQKIKDSIRENIADILSEESIIGRDKDKIIKIPIRSIKEYRFIYGENAPGVAQGDGKQQPGDVVGPAQPGSPDVGRGGGDQPGVDAIETDVTLEELISLMFDDLELPELDKKSLRQVMSEDARRRKGLRTAGIRPRLNKKASAKNRIRRRLAVQGSRGITFDDGEKRFPYHKDDLRYFHIVPTTKEVSNAVIFCIMDTSGSMGTVKKYLARSFYFLLYQFVRQKYQNVEVVFIAHHTEAKEVSETEFFHKVESGGTYISSGYRKALDIINDRYHPSLWNVYAFHCSDGDNFYSDNERAVQAAIELCDVCNIFGYGEIKPSGSAYYSGSMIDVFGKIDRENFQMLTIEKKEDLWPAFKSFLLRDKTSPLNATPNKVTAEGAQSAT; encoded by the coding sequence ATGTCCACCATTTTTCGACCATTTGTCCCAACTTCTCAACGCTCGGACCGAAGCGCACGAGACCGTACGCGCCATCGCCAAAAGATTAAAGATTCAATCCGAGAAAATATCGCGGATATTCTTTCGGAAGAATCAATTATTGGGCGAGATAAAGACAAAATCATCAAGATACCAATTCGCTCGATTAAGGAGTACCGCTTCATCTATGGCGAGAATGCTCCAGGAGTAGCACAAGGTGACGGCAAGCAGCAGCCAGGAGATGTAGTAGGACCAGCACAACCTGGCAGCCCTGATGTTGGGAGAGGAGGAGGAGATCAGCCAGGAGTAGACGCTATCGAAACAGACGTTACCCTCGAGGAGCTCATCAGCCTCATGTTCGACGATCTTGAGTTGCCCGAACTTGATAAAAAGTCACTGCGTCAAGTGATGTCTGAGGACGCCCGACGCCGAAAGGGACTCAGAACAGCTGGGATTCGCCCAAGGCTCAACAAAAAGGCGTCAGCGAAAAACAGGATCCGACGACGGCTTGCAGTCCAAGGTTCTCGTGGAATTACCTTTGACGATGGTGAAAAGCGCTTCCCGTATCACAAAGATGACCTGCGTTATTTCCATATCGTTCCAACGACAAAAGAGGTCTCGAATGCGGTCATATTTTGCATTATGGATACCTCGGGATCGATGGGAACAGTGAAGAAGTATCTTGCTCGCTCATTTTATTTTCTTCTCTATCAGTTCGTGAGGCAAAAGTATCAAAATGTTGAGGTCGTCTTCATTGCACATCATACCGAAGCAAAAGAAGTCAGCGAAACCGAGTTCTTTCATAAAGTAGAATCTGGTGGCACGTATATTTCCTCTGGATATCGCAAGGCGCTCGATATCATCAATGATCGCTATCATCCGTCGCTCTGGAACGTCTATGCCTTCCACTGCTCCGATGGAGATAATTTCTATTCTGATAACGAACGTGCGGTTCAAGCTGCAATTGAACTATGTGATGTTTGTAATATTTTTGGATATGGCGAGATTAAACCATCGGGAAGTGCTTACTACTCCGGCAGTATGATTGATGTCTTTGGTAAAATTGACCGTGAGAACTTTCAGATGCTGACTATTGAAAAGAAAGAGGACCTTTGGCCTGCATTTAAGAGTTTTCTCTTAAGAGATAAAACCAGTCCACTAAACGCTACTCCCAATAAAGTAACAGCAGAAGGAGCACAGTCGGCAACATGA
- the purL gene encoding phosphoribosylformylglycinamidine synthase subunit PurL has product MNETQHCTEASPVSKKTECPWWLKEASLDDAIQHGLKAHEFEGLLNVLGRPLTVLEVGICSALYSEHCSYKSTKAHLKNLPTEGAHVIQGPGENAGIVRIGEGLGIAFKVESHNHPSFIEPFQGAATGVGGILRDVFTMGARPLAVLDSLRFGNPLKDKYSRYLLKNVVRGIGTYGNCMGIPNIGGELFFHDKYAKNCLVNAFAMGVVEEDKIFLGTASGVGNPVFYVGSKTGRDGIHGATMASEEFDESSAEKRPTVQVGDPLQEKLLLEACLEVMKTGKVVGIQDMGAAGMTSSSYEMAERAGSGVRIHLDRVPMREEGMNPYEIMLSESQERMLLVVERGGEEQVKQVFSKWGLDAVHIGEVTDQNEVELYWEGECVSSLAASVLTSSVPQYQWPEQEPSSYQERLAFDVFSLEQPDDLGSCLMQMLKSPNLCSRAALFEQYDSTVRGNTRVGPGGDSGVIRIKVEEKVYEMGVSATLDCNSRYCEIDPFLGAAYTVVEAFRNITASGCQPLGISDCLNFGSPEKPEGMWQIAQGIRGIGDAARALEVPIVSGNVSLYNETQGSPILPTPTIAMVGKIDNFRHAVGTTFQSEGDVILYIGDDSGISLGGSEYLAQIFNVERGSLPVINYKQEKIVASAIRDLVEQELILSCHDVGSGGLAVALVESCFPQMDHLGERVPLGVTLEHIKRDTRDDLQLFGEGGPRYLISLREDSLEQVEARLKASAIEILGRGLVTTEQSVEIGESVKISSQEAYESSLATLRELFL; this is encoded by the coding sequence ATGAATGAAACCCAGCATTGTACAGAAGCCTCGCCAGTATCGAAGAAAACCGAATGTCCGTGGTGGCTGAAAGAAGCCTCCCTCGATGATGCCATCCAGCATGGCTTAAAGGCACACGAGTTCGAGGGGTTGTTGAACGTTCTTGGTCGTCCCCTCACGGTATTAGAAGTTGGGATCTGCTCGGCGCTCTACTCGGAGCATTGCTCTTACAAGAGTACGAAAGCACACCTTAAAAATCTCCCTACCGAGGGTGCGCATGTTATTCAGGGTCCTGGAGAGAATGCAGGTATCGTTCGAATTGGTGAAGGATTGGGTATCGCCTTTAAGGTGGAGAGTCATAATCATCCTTCATTCATCGAACCGTTTCAAGGAGCAGCAACAGGTGTCGGAGGAATTCTTCGAGATGTTTTCACCATGGGAGCTCGACCACTTGCCGTATTAGATAGTTTGCGTTTCGGCAATCCTTTAAAAGATAAGTATTCTCGTTATCTTTTAAAAAATGTTGTGCGAGGGATTGGGACGTACGGAAACTGTATGGGGATTCCTAATATCGGCGGAGAACTTTTTTTTCACGACAAGTATGCAAAGAACTGTCTTGTAAATGCCTTTGCCATGGGCGTTGTTGAGGAAGACAAAATCTTTCTTGGAACAGCCTCAGGGGTTGGAAATCCAGTATTTTATGTGGGATCAAAAACAGGTCGCGATGGAATTCATGGGGCTACTATGGCCTCTGAAGAGTTTGATGAATCGTCTGCCGAGAAAAGACCAACGGTTCAAGTCGGTGATCCACTGCAGGAAAAGCTTCTCCTAGAGGCATGCCTTGAAGTGATGAAGACTGGCAAAGTTGTTGGTATCCAGGATATGGGTGCCGCTGGAATGACGAGTTCATCATACGAGATGGCGGAGCGAGCAGGTAGTGGAGTCCGTATTCATCTTGACCGCGTGCCGATGAGAGAAGAGGGAATGAACCCGTATGAGATCATGCTCTCGGAGTCGCAAGAACGAATGTTACTTGTTGTAGAAAGAGGTGGTGAAGAGCAGGTAAAGCAGGTTTTCTCAAAATGGGGGCTTGATGCCGTGCACATTGGAGAAGTTACTGACCAAAATGAGGTTGAGCTGTATTGGGAAGGCGAATGTGTATCTTCTTTAGCTGCATCAGTGCTGACGAGTTCGGTTCCGCAGTATCAGTGGCCGGAACAGGAGCCATCTTCCTACCAAGAACGGTTGGCGTTCGACGTGTTCTCTCTTGAGCAACCTGATGATTTAGGCTCTTGTCTGATGCAGATGCTCAAATCACCAAACCTCTGCTCGCGGGCAGCCCTTTTTGAGCAATACGATTCGACCGTGCGCGGAAATACAAGGGTTGGACCTGGTGGAGATAGTGGAGTCATACGGATTAAGGTAGAGGAGAAGGTCTATGAGATGGGAGTCTCGGCAACTCTTGACTGTAACTCTCGATATTGTGAGATCGATCCATTTTTAGGGGCTGCGTATACAGTCGTCGAGGCATTTCGCAACATCACAGCTTCGGGTTGTCAGCCACTAGGAATTTCTGATTGTTTAAATTTTGGGTCTCCTGAAAAGCCTGAAGGAATGTGGCAAATCGCTCAGGGAATTAGAGGGATTGGTGATGCAGCCAGAGCCCTCGAGGTGCCAATCGTGAGTGGTAATGTAAGCTTGTATAACGAGACTCAGGGAAGCCCGATATTGCCTACGCCAACGATTGCAATGGTAGGAAAAATTGATAACTTCCGTCACGCAGTTGGCACAACCTTCCAGTCGGAAGGAGATGTTATTCTTTATATTGGCGATGATAGTGGGATATCACTTGGAGGAAGTGAATATCTGGCGCAGATATTTAACGTTGAGAGAGGCTCATTGCCTGTTATTAACTATAAACAAGAAAAGATTGTAGCTTCTGCAATCCGAGATCTTGTGGAACAGGAGCTGATTCTCTCGTGTCATGACGTTGGGTCTGGCGGGCTCGCAGTTGCATTAGTTGAGTCATGTTTTCCTCAGATGGACCATTTAGGGGAGAGAGTTCCTCTCGGAGTTACGCTTGAGCATATAAAGAGAGATACTCGTGATGATCTGCAGTTGTTTGGAGAGGGAGGGCCTCGGTACCTGATAAGCCTGCGAGAGGATAGTTTGGAACAAGTCGAAGCAAGGCTGAAGGCTAGTGCCATTGAGATTCTTGGTCGAGGGCTGGTAACTACGGAACAGTCCGTTGAGATTGGCGAGAGTGTAAAAATCTCATCACAAGAGGCCTATGAGAGTTCTCTTGCGACGCTAAGAGAGTTGTTCCTCTAA
- a CDS encoding alpha/beta hydrolase: MSKLLYKSKKGKDSREDSPTVLLIHGLEGIPGTMKVLEIRFLNAGWDVLQFVYPCHKISFYQAAKALAEKLSSLPETQRPQHAVGFSLGGLVLIETLKQWPHIKRNMLLGSPLTSSQAACLTLRVPLLPKLLGPSVQELAKPRSLQLPKSLEFAAIAAKGQLYGSWNPLLPGENDGLVLVEEAIPDKIAQTHVVSALHIELVLRKQIFHLIEHFLSTGTLPRVRSQG, encoded by the coding sequence ATGTCTAAACTTTTATATAAATCAAAGAAAGGCAAAGACTCACGTGAGGATTCGCCAACTGTTCTACTCATTCATGGACTGGAGGGAATTCCAGGCACGATGAAAGTCCTTGAGATACGATTTCTTAATGCAGGATGGGATGTACTGCAGTTTGTCTACCCGTGTCATAAGATCTCATTTTATCAGGCTGCTAAAGCCTTGGCTGAAAAACTATCGAGTCTTCCAGAGACACAACGTCCACAGCACGCTGTTGGATTCTCATTAGGTGGCCTCGTTCTTATTGAGACGCTCAAGCAGTGGCCACACATTAAACGGAATATGCTGCTTGGCTCACCCCTTACATCATCGCAAGCGGCATGTTTAACTCTTCGTGTTCCGTTACTCCCGAAACTCCTCGGGCCTTCCGTACAGGAACTGGCAAAGCCACGGAGTCTTCAATTACCAAAATCACTCGAATTTGCCGCTATCGCAGCGAAAGGACAGCTCTACGGAAGCTGGAATCCCCTACTCCCAGGTGAAAATGATGGGCTCGTGCTCGTTGAGGAAGCAATCCCAGACAAGATTGCACAAACGCATGTCGTCTCAGCACTCCATATCGAATTAGTACTTCGAAAACAGATTTTTCATCTTATTGAGCATTTTCTCTCTACGGGCACGCTACCGAGGGTCCGCTCGCAGGGATGA
- a CDS encoding SpoVR family protein: MSVKDGLTVEEMEEWDQRIRLLVDRYGLNCYPQEFEVCDHHEMIGYMSYSGMPARYAHWSFGKSYEKTKTMYDYGVSGLPYEMVINSNPCLAYLMRDNTDLLQILTIAHVYGHNDFFANNFTFTSNIDARYTLEMFKAHGNRVDIYMEDPSIGIDRVENILDHAHAISFQRSRNMAIQKLTPGEQRLRRWESAQIPEDPWREIHPSPEYVEPDFSKFPLEPEENILEFICNYNPYLAEWQRDLLHIVDEETRYFLPQMETKIMNEGWASYWHFKLLNELDLPQGLHLEFLVRHNQVLRPTPGGLNPYHLGFVIWHDIERRWNEGNTGREFTDDTPPENLNAMDENETPGRKKIFEVRESDRDSSFLRRFLTEDIMRELGIFQHEKRGKERVITKVSDEESWQDVKNTLIANVGTGTLPVIKVEDADFGSKRTLQLRHFHDGRDLQLEYAEKCLQHIQALWGRQVILETTLNGKDSVLKLDNGSLKVEKS, from the coding sequence ATGAGTGTTAAGGATGGGCTAACAGTAGAAGAGATGGAAGAATGGGATCAGCGCATCCGCCTACTCGTTGACCGGTATGGTCTTAACTGTTATCCCCAAGAATTCGAGGTCTGCGATCATCATGAAATGATCGGATACATGTCGTACTCTGGAATGCCAGCTCGTTATGCACATTGGTCATTCGGAAAATCTTACGAAAAAACTAAGACAATGTATGACTATGGAGTCTCTGGTCTCCCCTATGAGATGGTAATTAACTCCAATCCCTGTCTCGCATACTTGATGCGAGACAACACAGATCTACTCCAAATTCTTACGATCGCGCATGTATACGGTCATAATGACTTTTTTGCTAATAACTTTACTTTTACAAGTAATATCGATGCTCGCTATACCCTTGAGATGTTTAAAGCACATGGTAATCGCGTAGATATCTATATGGAAGATCCCTCTATCGGTATCGATCGGGTTGAAAATATTCTCGATCATGCACATGCAATCTCGTTTCAACGCTCAAGAAATATGGCGATACAAAAACTCACCCCAGGTGAACAGCGCTTACGTCGATGGGAAAGTGCTCAGATTCCGGAAGATCCGTGGAGAGAGATCCATCCCTCACCCGAGTATGTCGAGCCAGACTTTTCTAAGTTTCCATTAGAACCCGAAGAAAACATCCTCGAGTTCATCTGCAACTACAATCCATATCTGGCTGAATGGCAGAGAGACTTGCTTCATATCGTGGATGAGGAAACACGATACTTCCTCCCACAAATGGAGACGAAGATCATGAATGAAGGCTGGGCGAGCTACTGGCACTTCAAGCTACTTAATGAGCTAGACCTCCCACAAGGACTACATCTCGAATTTCTTGTTAGACATAATCAAGTTCTTAGACCAACCCCTGGAGGACTTAATCCATATCATCTGGGATTCGTCATCTGGCATGATATCGAGCGAAGATGGAACGAAGGGAATACAGGGCGCGAATTTACCGACGATACGCCGCCTGAAAATCTCAATGCCATGGATGAGAATGAAACTCCCGGCAGGAAGAAGATTTTTGAAGTTAGAGAATCAGACAGAGATTCTTCTTTTCTTCGACGATTTCTTACCGAAGATATCATGCGTGAGCTTGGCATCTTTCAACATGAAAAGAGGGGAAAGGAACGAGTAATTACGAAAGTTAGCGATGAAGAAAGCTGGCAGGATGTTAAAAATACATTAATAGCCAATGTCGGAACAGGCACACTCCCCGTCATCAAAGTTGAAGATGCTGACTTTGGTAGTAAGAGGACCTTGCAGTTACGACACTTTCACGATGGACGGGATCTGCAACTTGAGTATGCAGAAAAATGCTTGCAGCATATTCAGGCGCTGTGGGGACGACAGGTTATCCTCGAAACGACATTGAATGGCAAGGATTCGGTCTTAAAGCTCGATAACGGCTCGCTCAAGGTCGAAAAGTCATAA
- the dcd gene encoding dCTP deaminase, with product MMLSDTDLRKVLKTGELKISPFGEEMVRAAGITLHLGKEILIPETGTVVDVKNGKTPDHRTEQISMDSPYMLNPGAFVLGATFERVSVGASLGFFIEGRSTLARVGLTIVQTAMLVYPGHTDRAVTLELANHGPNPILLYPEMKIARAAVFRLESEASELYDHDGKYREQESVGPPLFRNEFRKGVMTK from the coding sequence GAAAATCTCTCCCTTCGGTGAAGAGATGGTACGAGCTGCTGGGATCACACTTCACCTCGGTAAGGAAATTCTCATCCCAGAGACCGGAACAGTCGTAGATGTAAAAAATGGCAAAACACCAGACCATCGTACAGAGCAGATAAGTATGGATTCCCCATATATGCTCAATCCAGGAGCATTTGTGCTTGGAGCAACTTTTGAACGGGTTAGCGTCGGGGCATCACTCGGGTTTTTCATTGAGGGAAGAAGCACACTAGCACGAGTCGGACTTACCATTGTTCAAACAGCGATGCTTGTCTATCCGGGACACACTGATAGAGCAGTAACGCTGGAGCTTGCCAATCACGGACCAAATCCAATTTTACTCTATCCTGAGATGAAAATCGCACGAGCTGCCGTATTTCGTTTAGAGAGTGAAGCATCAGAGCTTTATGACCACGACGGCAAATATCGCGAACAAGAATCTGTAGGCCCTCCTCTATTCCGTAATGAATTCAGAAAAGGGGTAATGACAAAATAA
- a CDS encoding amidophosphoribosyltransferase, protein MFELDKFREECGLMGVWGHEEAANLVYLGLYAQQHRGQEGVGIVSIDAHDQSGSESVQDSPESGNGFHVHKGTSLVSDVFKRFDFSRLPGERAIGHVRYTTAGGNRLANVQPLIAHVSLGKVAIAHNGNLINADKLRRELIRDGAIFGTSSDTEVFLHLMARAPKSISLEEAVIRALDEVQGAYSLLIAFQDRLIAVRDPAGLRPLAMAKLDGAYVFASETCAFDLIGAEYVRDIQPGEVFILHRGEEKSFYPLKKAQPAPCIFEYVYFARPDSQVFERGVYPIRKQMGIELAREHEVAADMVVPVPDSGMTAAIGYSQEAGLPLELGLIRNHYVGRTFIEPKQSIRDFGVKIKLNANAEVFKGKRIVVVDDSIVRGTTSKKLIDMLRRAGAKEIHLRISAPPTTDPCYYGIDTPEKKDLIASRMTIEEIREYLEVDSIGYLTLEGLYRAVGAQEGTMCNACFSGKYPLGTPKQLQQLQQEQLFQAGHD, encoded by the coding sequence GTGTTTGAGCTCGACAAGTTTCGTGAAGAGTGTGGATTAATGGGCGTTTGGGGTCATGAAGAAGCCGCAAACCTTGTATATCTCGGACTCTATGCCCAGCAACACCGGGGGCAAGAAGGTGTAGGCATCGTGTCGATTGATGCGCATGATCAGTCGGGTTCTGAATCGGTTCAAGATTCACCAGAATCAGGAAACGGTTTTCATGTTCATAAGGGAACATCTCTCGTATCTGATGTTTTTAAGCGGTTTGACTTTTCGAGGCTTCCTGGAGAACGAGCGATTGGCCACGTGCGTTACACTACTGCGGGTGGAAATCGCCTTGCTAACGTGCAGCCTCTCATAGCACATGTCAGCCTCGGAAAAGTCGCTATTGCGCATAACGGAAACTTAATTAATGCCGATAAGTTGCGAAGAGAACTTATTCGAGATGGAGCTATTTTTGGCACGTCATCGGACACGGAGGTCTTTCTGCACCTCATGGCGCGTGCTCCAAAAAGTATCTCTCTCGAAGAGGCAGTGATTCGAGCGCTCGATGAGGTGCAGGGTGCGTATTCGTTACTTATTGCTTTTCAGGACAGACTGATTGCGGTGAGGGACCCAGCCGGACTTCGCCCACTTGCAATGGCAAAACTTGATGGTGCTTATGTATTTGCTTCAGAAACCTGCGCATTTGATCTGATTGGAGCAGAATATGTCAGAGACATTCAGCCAGGAGAAGTTTTTATTCTCCATAGAGGCGAAGAAAAGTCATTTTATCCGCTTAAGAAAGCGCAACCAGCACCGTGCATCTTTGAATACGTGTATTTTGCTCGTCCCGATTCGCAGGTGTTTGAACGAGGGGTTTATCCGATTCGAAAACAGATGGGAATCGAATTGGCTCGTGAGCATGAGGTAGCTGCTGATATGGTGGTTCCTGTGCCTGACTCGGGAATGACAGCAGCCATTGGATATTCGCAAGAAGCGGGTCTTCCATTAGAGTTGGGGCTTATCCGAAATCATTATGTCGGAAGGACATTTATCGAGCCGAAGCAGTCAATCCGTGATTTTGGAGTAAAGATCAAGCTTAATGCCAATGCTGAGGTCTTTAAAGGAAAGCGTATTGTTGTTGTCGATGATTCGATTGTTCGGGGAACGACGAGTAAGAAGTTGATTGATATGCTCAGAAGAGCAGGAGCAAAAGAGATACACCTGCGCATCTCAGCTCCACCAACGACAGACCCATGCTATTATGGAATAGACACTCCAGAGAAAAAGGATCTGATTGCATCCCGTATGACTATTGAGGAGATTCGGGAATATTTAGAAGTAGACTCAATTGGATATCTCACTCTGGAGGGGCTCTATCGAGCCGTGGGCGCTCAAGAGGGGACAATGTGTAACGCGTGTTTCAGTGGGAAATATCCTCTTGGGACACCGAAGCAGTTGCAGCAATTACAACAAGAGCAGCTTTTCCAGGCTGGGCATGATTAG
- a CDS encoding serine protein kinase, giving the protein MTEDFQKIINQDRETRTKSMWRGTMLEYLEIIRENPDVAKLSHKRLYDMIMGEGVDEIRLEDDPKLQRLYKREKLTEYKFFSEDFYGMHNTISQIVRFFHSASLQGEESRQVLYLVGPVGSGKSSLVERLKSGLEMLPPFYAVEDDPMYGEPLHLIPRHLRPEFSKMLGVKIEGDLNPITRHRLIEEFGGKWEEMPVRTYEFSIRARRGIGVVPPVDPNNQDTSVLVGGEDISKLDLYSEGDPRVLDLSGALNVGNRGMVEFIEVFKNETEYLHAMITATQEKHIPAPGRHGMIYVDTTIVAHSNEAEWKKFKSDHTNEAILDRIVTVKVPYNLRLSEEVKIYKKMIRKSQFTADIAPHTLEVVSMFAILSRLQPTNKCDLITKLKLYNGEEVVEKGKTKKIDVVELREEAKDEGMNGISTRFIMKALDNALSDNVKENCIHPLNVREALVQMVKAGDFPDDTRKQYLEFLQDTLHKEYLEILEKEITKAFVYSYQEQAESLFQNYLDHAEAYVNKKKLKDRNTGEELDPDEGFMKSIEEQIAIIGTASDGFRQEVISYLWSVGRKGENISYESYEPLKEAIEKKLMTSVRDVSRIITKARTRDQDQSEKYSRMVEQLIKNGYPAACVDTILKYAANNLWKD; this is encoded by the coding sequence ATGACAGAAGATTTTCAGAAAATAATCAATCAGGACCGAGAGACCCGAACCAAGTCGATGTGGCGAGGCACTATGCTCGAATATCTTGAGATTATTCGAGAGAATCCAGATGTTGCAAAACTCTCCCACAAGCGACTCTACGATATGATCATGGGTGAAGGAGTAGATGAAATTCGCCTTGAGGACGATCCAAAGCTTCAGCGGCTTTATAAGCGTGAGAAGCTCACCGAGTATAAATTTTTCAGTGAAGACTTCTATGGTATGCATAATACCATTAGCCAGATTGTTCGATTCTTTCACTCCGCCTCACTTCAAGGCGAAGAGAGTCGCCAGGTGCTTTATCTCGTGGGACCTGTAGGTTCCGGGAAAAGCAGTCTCGTAGAACGTCTCAAATCTGGCCTCGAAATGCTTCCGCCATTTTATGCGGTTGAGGATGATCCAATGTATGGTGAACCTCTTCACCTCATTCCTCGTCACCTCCGCCCAGAATTCTCCAAAATGCTCGGCGTAAAGATTGAAGGAGACCTGAACCCGATCACTCGACACCGTCTGATAGAAGAATTTGGCGGCAAATGGGAAGAAATGCCTGTACGCACCTATGAATTCAGTATTCGTGCAAGACGAGGTATTGGAGTGGTGCCTCCTGTCGATCCGAATAACCAAGATACCTCAGTGCTCGTTGGCGGAGAAGATATCTCTAAGCTGGATTTATACTCAGAAGGCGATCCACGAGTCCTCGATCTCTCCGGAGCTCTCAATGTTGGGAACAGAGGAATGGTTGAATTCATTGAGGTCTTTAAGAATGAGACAGAGTACCTTCATGCAATGATTACCGCCACTCAAGAGAAGCATATTCCAGCTCCAGGACGTCATGGCATGATCTATGTTGATACAACAATAGTTGCTCATTCTAATGAGGCTGAGTGGAAGAAGTTCAAGAGTGATCATACAAATGAAGCTATTCTTGATCGGATTGTAACAGTAAAAGTGCCCTACAACTTAAGGCTCTCTGAAGAGGTAAAGATTTACAAAAAAATGATTCGTAAATCGCAGTTTACTGCAGACATTGCACCCCACACACTTGAAGTTGTATCGATGTTTGCCATCCTCTCACGCCTCCAGCCAACAAATAAGTGTGACCTGATTACAAAGCTTAAACTCTATAACGGAGAAGAAGTTGTAGAAAAAGGCAAAACAAAGAAAATTGATGTGGTTGAACTGCGAGAAGAAGCAAAAGACGAGGGTATGAACGGTATCTCTACTCGGTTCATCATGAAAGCTCTTGATAATGCTCTCTCAGATAATGTGAAAGAGAATTGTATACACCCGCTTAATGTGCGTGAGGCTCTGGTTCAGATGGTAAAAGCTGGAGATTTTCCAGATGATACCCGAAAACAGTATCTTGAATTCCTCCAAGACACACTTCACAAAGAGTATCTTGAAATTCTTGAAAAAGAGATTACTAAAGCATTTGTATACTCTTATCAAGAACAAGCGGAATCTCTCTTTCAAAACTATCTTGATCATGCAGAAGCATATGTGAACAAGAAGAAGTTAAAGGATCGAAACACCGGCGAAGAGCTCGATCCCGATGAAGGCTTCATGAAGTCGATTGAAGAACAAATTGCTATCATCGGCACTGCGAGCGATGGTTTCCGGCAAGAAGTTATCTCCTATCTCTGGTCTGTCGGTCGAAAGGGAGAGAACATCTCATACGAAAGTTATGAGCCGTTAAAGGAAGCTATTGAGAAGAAACTGATGACCAGTGTACGAGATGTATCTCGTATTATTACAAAAGCTCGAACGCGCGATCAGGATCAATCTGAGAAGTATAGCCGTATGGTTGAACAGCTTATTAAAAATGGATATCCAGCAGCCTGCGTAGATACCATTTTAAAGTATGCGGCTAATAATCTTTGGAAGGATTGA